In Mycobacterium stomatepiae, the following are encoded in one genomic region:
- a CDS encoding enoyl-CoA hydratase/isomerase family protein has product MTKPSTLDLDRPRDGVVVLRLNRPERLNAINEVMQTELTQLLGDLAGDSAVRAVVLTGAGRGFCAGLDVRDFGPSMVEASAPALDRMRFQERMAALAEALRALPQPVIAAVNGPCVGAGFALCLASDIRICSSTASFGNAAILLGLSGAEMGMSYHLPRIVGTSVAADWMLTGRTVSATEADRRGLTSELVEPDRLIDRAIELASLIAGLTQLGVQLTKRALQVNTDAANLAAALELENRNQVISHATEEAAERRAKWSSGPSR; this is encoded by the coding sequence ATGACCAAGCCGAGCACACTCGATCTCGACCGGCCGCGCGACGGCGTCGTCGTCCTGCGGTTGAACCGCCCCGAGCGGCTCAACGCGATCAACGAGGTGATGCAGACCGAATTGACACAGCTGCTCGGCGATTTGGCCGGCGACAGCGCGGTGCGCGCCGTTGTTCTCACGGGGGCCGGTCGGGGCTTTTGCGCCGGGCTCGATGTACGCGACTTCGGCCCCAGCATGGTCGAGGCCAGCGCACCCGCACTGGACCGGATGCGCTTTCAGGAGAGGATGGCCGCACTGGCCGAAGCCCTGCGCGCGCTGCCCCAGCCCGTGATCGCCGCGGTCAATGGCCCGTGCGTCGGCGCCGGATTCGCACTGTGCCTGGCTTCCGATATCCGGATCTGCTCGTCGACAGCATCATTCGGCAACGCCGCGATCCTGCTCGGGTTGTCGGGCGCCGAGATGGGAATGAGCTATCACCTGCCCCGCATCGTCGGGACCAGCGTCGCCGCGGACTGGATGCTCACCGGGCGCACGGTATCGGCGACGGAGGCCGACCGGCGCGGTCTGACCAGCGAGCTCGTCGAGCCGGATCGGCTGATCGACCGTGCGATCGAGTTGGCGTCGCTGATTGCGGGCCTGACACAGCTGGGCGTGCAGCTGACCAAACGTGCGCTGCAGGTCAACACCGACGCCGCGAACCTCGCCGCGGCGCTGGAACTGGAGAACCGCAATCAGGTGATCTCGCATGCCACCGAGGAAGCGGCCGAACGCCGCGCAAAGTGGTCTTCGGGACCGAGCCGGTGA
- a CDS encoding CoA transferase, with the protein MSGPLHGVHIVKMGGLGPAPFRGMLLGDLGADVVRVDTLAGVDGPLPIDCTVRRSQRSVAVDGITSPAPAPRFSRTVPDAPSSPSLPGDHTDAVLCEMGLEGHAVTALVDAGVIAQSGDERRR; encoded by the coding sequence GTGAGCGGTCCGCTGCACGGGGTCCACATCGTGAAGATGGGAGGCCTGGGGCCGGCGCCATTCCGCGGAATGCTGTTGGGAGATTTGGGCGCTGACGTCGTCCGCGTCGATACCCTGGCGGGCGTGGACGGTCCACTTCCGATCGACTGCACCGTCCGGCGCAGCCAGCGGTCCGTTGCCGTCGACGGGATCACTTCGCCCGCGCCGGCTCCTCGCTTCTCGCGCACTGTGCCCGATGCCCCCTCGTCCCCGTCATTGCCCGGCGACCACACGGACGCCGTGCTCTGCGAGATGGGATTAGAGGGGCACGCCGTCACCGCACTGGTCGACGCCGGCGTGATAGCGCAAAGCGGTGACGAAAGAAGGAGATGA
- a CDS encoding acyl-CoA dehydrogenase family protein produces MSWDFSTDSEWAQQLEWVEDFVRNECEPIDLIVKESHDLNDPVRQALIPPLQEIVKERGLWATHLGPHLGGPGYGQVKLALLNEILGRSECAPIVFGSQAPDSGNSEILAHYGTPELKSRYLEPLLDNRIVSCFSMTEPQGGADPKVFTTSAIPDGRHWIINGEKWFSSFASVASFIIVMAMTDPDAPPYQRYSMFVVPGDTPGINVVRDVGLGYQPPGGGREGYVRYENVRVPADHMLGPRGGAFVVAQTRLGGGRIHHAMRTVGLVRRIFDMLCERAVSRYTQGEVLANKQLVQEMIADSWMEIEAFRLLTLQTAWKIDQFNDYKAVRADISAVKAMMQKVLHDVSARALQLHGSLGTTHEMPFVQYLVESFVLGLADGPTEVHKVTLARMLLKDRQPAPDLFPSEHLLRLRAAAEAKFADKLAGVPRG; encoded by the coding sequence ATGTCGTGGGATTTCTCCACCGACTCGGAATGGGCGCAACAACTCGAATGGGTCGAGGATTTCGTGCGCAACGAGTGCGAGCCCATCGACCTGATCGTCAAGGAGTCGCACGACCTCAACGATCCGGTACGCCAGGCGCTGATTCCCCCACTGCAGGAGATCGTGAAGGAGCGCGGGCTGTGGGCAACCCACCTCGGCCCGCATCTGGGCGGGCCGGGATACGGCCAGGTGAAATTGGCACTGCTCAACGAAATTCTGGGCCGCTCGGAATGCGCACCGATCGTATTCGGCTCGCAGGCACCCGATTCCGGAAATAGCGAAATCCTGGCGCACTACGGCACCCCCGAGCTCAAGTCGCGCTACCTCGAGCCCTTGCTGGACAACCGCATCGTGTCCTGCTTCTCGATGACCGAACCGCAGGGCGGCGCGGACCCGAAGGTGTTCACCACGTCCGCGATCCCCGACGGCCGGCACTGGATCATCAACGGGGAGAAGTGGTTCTCGTCATTTGCCTCGGTGGCGTCGTTCATCATCGTGATGGCAATGACCGACCCCGATGCGCCTCCGTACCAACGCTATTCGATGTTCGTCGTACCCGGCGACACGCCCGGCATCAATGTGGTGCGCGACGTTGGACTGGGGTATCAGCCGCCCGGCGGCGGCCGCGAGGGCTACGTCCGCTACGAGAACGTGCGGGTCCCGGCCGATCACATGCTGGGCCCGCGGGGTGGGGCTTTCGTCGTGGCGCAAACCCGTCTCGGCGGCGGCCGCATCCACCACGCGATGCGCACCGTCGGCTTGGTCCGCCGGATCTTCGACATGCTTTGCGAGCGGGCCGTGTCGCGCTACACCCAGGGAGAGGTGCTCGCCAACAAGCAACTCGTGCAGGAGATGATCGCCGACTCGTGGATGGAGATCGAGGCGTTCCGGCTGCTGACGCTGCAAACCGCCTGGAAGATCGACCAATTCAACGACTACAAGGCGGTGCGTGCCGACATCTCCGCGGTCAAGGCGATGATGCAGAAGGTGCTGCATGACGTGTCGGCGCGAGCGCTTCAGCTACACGGATCGCTGGGCACCACCCACGAGATGCCGTTCGTGCAATACCTGGTGGAGTCCTTCGTGCTCGGCCTCGCCGACGGCCCGACCGAGGTGCACAAGGTGACGCTGGCCCGGATGTTGCTCAAAGACCGGCAGCCCGCGCCCGATCTGTTTCCCTCCGAACACCTACTGCGGCTGCGGGCGGCCGCCGAGGCCAAGTTCGCCGACAAGCTGGCGGGCGTCCCGCGCGGTTAG
- a CDS encoding nitroreductase family deazaflavin-dependent oxidoreductase: MVVDDDFNRRNIEEFRANHGKLGGQFEGAPVLLLHSKGARSGEERVNPMMYLADGPRYLVFASAAGADRNPAWYHNLVAHPDAQIEVGDDLIDVHAVELHGDERDHTYAVQASRYPGFADYERKTTRTIPVLALIPVRV, from the coding sequence ATCGTGGTCGACGACGATTTCAACCGTCGCAATATCGAAGAGTTCCGCGCCAACCACGGCAAGCTCGGCGGGCAGTTCGAGGGCGCACCGGTACTGCTGTTGCACAGCAAGGGAGCTCGTAGCGGCGAAGAACGGGTGAATCCGATGATGTACCTGGCCGACGGTCCGCGCTACCTGGTGTTCGCGTCCGCGGCGGGCGCCGATCGTAACCCGGCTTGGTACCACAATCTGGTGGCTCACCCCGACGCCCAGATCGAGGTCGGGGACGATCTCATCGACGTGCACGCCGTCGAATTGCACGGTGACGAACGTGACCATACGTACGCCGTTCAAGCCTCGCGATATCCCGGCTTCGCCGACTACGAACGTAAAACCACCCGGACGATTCCCGTTCTGGCGCTTATCCCGGTGCGCGTCTAA
- a CDS encoding MspA family porin produces the protein MVARRAAALAVCVVVSVAIAPPAGGDPDAEPAGAVAPSDDGRVPSNPPTIIDTPDGWRLGLGARDESHVPVAPLTTALSSREYLSSGTFVGSLSGPEQAQGLLEVGFEIGCGIDMSTSNGVEIGGAAGIGPSLGTTALLPGAMTGLVPLISAPVEGTINVGLKPGFVVVVPVNKKQFKGSNPWVMISKFHVKIDGCVGQSFIRSYATLTRVTDLSDVVLSYVGVTTAV, from the coding sequence CTGGTAGCACGTCGCGCTGCGGCACTTGCCGTGTGCGTCGTTGTGTCGGTGGCGATCGCGCCGCCGGCGGGAGGCGATCCGGATGCCGAGCCCGCCGGCGCCGTCGCGCCTTCCGATGATGGCCGGGTGCCCTCGAACCCGCCCACCATCATCGATACGCCCGACGGCTGGCGATTGGGCCTCGGCGCCAGGGACGAGTCGCACGTTCCCGTGGCGCCGTTGACCACCGCCCTCTCGTCGCGCGAATACCTTTCGAGCGGAACATTCGTCGGCTCGCTGAGCGGGCCAGAGCAAGCGCAAGGCCTCCTGGAGGTGGGTTTCGAAATCGGCTGCGGGATCGACATGAGCACGTCCAACGGCGTCGAGATCGGTGGTGCGGCCGGCATTGGCCCATCCCTCGGCACGACAGCGTTGTTGCCCGGTGCGATGACGGGCCTCGTGCCGCTGATTTCGGCCCCGGTGGAGGGCACCATCAACGTGGGGCTCAAGCCCGGCTTCGTGGTCGTCGTGCCGGTCAATAAGAAGCAGTTCAAGGGCTCCAATCCGTGGGTGATGATCAGCAAATTCCACGTCAAGATCGACGGATGCGTGGGGCAGTCATTCATTCGCTCTTACGCGACGCTGACGCGGGTGACCGATCTGTCCGACGTGGTGCTGTCCTACGTCGGTGTGACCACAGCCGTCTAG
- a CDS encoding phosphotransferase family protein — protein MVEVDLDELRRRLAVADITDVTALAGGASSFTFRGVRSGSPVVIKLAPPGVESIAHRDVLRQARILKVLATSRVPVPEVLWEDSGDPPATPPLFVMSQVDGDCVEPLFDGCPSSPAVAERYRDACRVMAALHGLSSSGLGLGAEPVIDPVAEVERWCQTLQTVDEALVPDWRGVRDALLRCVPTAVKSSVVHGDFRLGNLLAVGANVNAVIDWEIWSIGDPRIDTGWFLINCDPETYQRVPASAGIAPPIAELAEIYQHELGHEVVDLAWFRALACFKSAATWSLIVKHNRRRRSPRKEWEAMAATIPRLLSRAQAIVS, from the coding sequence TTCACCTTTCGTGGCGTGCGATCCGGTAGTCCGGTGGTGATCAAGCTTGCCCCGCCTGGTGTCGAGTCGATCGCGCACCGCGATGTGCTGCGGCAGGCTCGTATTCTCAAAGTGCTTGCCACGAGCCGGGTTCCGGTGCCCGAAGTGTTGTGGGAGGACTCCGGAGATCCGCCCGCGACCCCGCCACTGTTCGTGATGTCACAGGTCGACGGTGACTGCGTCGAGCCGCTGTTCGACGGCTGCCCGTCATCACCCGCGGTGGCTGAGCGCTACCGCGACGCGTGCCGGGTGATGGCCGCGCTGCACGGTCTGTCGTCGAGCGGGCTCGGGCTGGGTGCGGAACCGGTCATCGATCCGGTCGCGGAAGTCGAGCGCTGGTGCCAAACGTTGCAGACGGTCGATGAGGCATTGGTTCCCGACTGGCGGGGTGTACGCGACGCGCTATTGCGTTGTGTACCAACCGCTGTCAAGTCCAGCGTGGTCCACGGCGACTTTCGGCTGGGCAATCTGCTGGCCGTCGGCGCGAACGTCAACGCGGTGATCGATTGGGAGATCTGGTCGATCGGTGACCCGCGCATTGATACCGGCTGGTTTCTGATCAACTGTGATCCCGAGACATACCAACGTGTTCCGGCGTCGGCGGGTATCGCACCTCCGATCGCCGAACTCGCCGAGATCTACCAGCACGAGCTGGGGCACGAGGTAGTCGACCTGGCCTGGTTCCGCGCGCTGGCTTGTTTCAAGTCGGCGGCGACCTGGTCGCTGATCGTCAAACACAACCGGCGGCGACGTTCACCACGCAAAGAATGGGAAGCCATGGCGGCAACCATCCCGAGGCTGTTGAGCCGTGCGCAGGCGATTGTCAGCTAG